A genomic window from Candidatus Palauibacter scopulicola includes:
- a CDS encoding HEPN domain-containing protein has translation MWDGAEEARRWFAQAENDLDFARLALREKFFHQACFIAQQSAEKSVTAIGYGLGDRTIIGHSVVALVERYAGRITGLDRLLEDAGVLDQLYIPTRYPNGLPGGVPFAAFHEPQARVAIEAAGRFLALARERIERQSSGEG, from the coding sequence GTGTGGGATGGCGCCGAGGAGGCGCGCAGGTGGTTTGCCCAGGCCGAGAACGATCTCGATTTCGCGCGCCTGGCCCTGCGCGAGAAGTTCTTCCATCAGGCGTGCTTCATCGCGCAGCAGAGCGCGGAGAAGTCCGTCACGGCCATCGGCTACGGACTCGGCGACCGGACGATCATCGGCCACTCCGTAGTCGCGCTCGTGGAGCGCTATGCGGGAAGGATCACGGGCCTGGACCGTCTGCTGGAGGACGCCGGAGTCCTGGATCAGCTCTACATTCCGACCCGCTACCCGAACGGCCTCCCGGGAGGGGTTCCCTTCGCCGCGTTCCACGAGCCTCAGGCGCGCGTCGCGATCGAGGCCGCCGGACGCTTCCTGGCCCTCGCACGCGAGCGGATCGAACGGCAGTCGTCCGGCGAAGGTTAG
- a CDS encoding ATP-binding protein — protein sequence MLGPRQVGKSTLLSSLEPDLSLNLANPRTFRDYAAHPERLQRELDAAPPAVKTVFLDEVQRIPALLDAVQVCLDDKPGRFRFLLSGSSARKLRRGQANLLPGRVHVHHLYPLLAAELGRDFDLDRVLAHGTLPGIYSEGDPVTRAADLRSYTDTYLREEIQAEALVRNIGGFARLLDLMAAASGRILNVQALCRDAGLGYETTRRYVDVLEDTLVMFRVPAWSGLRGSSRASFVRHSKLFFFDLGVRNALLRRPLDAPLADERGMLLEHLIACELHRRLGTLWPEAALYHYRTRHGAEVDLVLEVGREVWGIEVKASRRVGRRMLSGLSSLASRCDRLARRIVVFLGERPQRLDGVEVLPLEDFLRQLPT from the coding sequence GTGCTGGGGCCGAGACAGGTGGGGAAGTCCACCCTTCTGTCCTCGCTCGAGCCTGACCTTTCGCTGAATCTCGCGAACCCGCGAACCTTCCGAGACTACGCGGCCCACCCCGAGCGGCTTCAGCGGGAACTCGATGCGGCGCCCCCGGCCGTGAAGACGGTCTTCCTCGATGAAGTACAGCGGATACCCGCTCTTCTCGATGCCGTGCAGGTCTGTCTCGACGACAAGCCCGGCCGCTTCCGGTTTCTGCTCTCGGGATCGAGCGCGCGCAAACTCCGTCGCGGGCAGGCGAACCTCCTGCCGGGACGCGTCCATGTGCATCATCTGTATCCGCTTCTCGCCGCGGAACTCGGACGGGACTTCGACCTCGACCGCGTCCTCGCGCACGGGACGCTGCCGGGCATCTACTCGGAAGGCGATCCCGTCACCCGCGCAGCCGACCTGCGCAGCTACACGGACACCTATCTGCGGGAGGAAATCCAGGCGGAGGCGCTGGTGCGGAACATCGGCGGTTTCGCACGGTTGCTGGACCTGATGGCCGCCGCGTCGGGTCGCATCCTGAACGTCCAGGCGCTGTGCCGGGACGCGGGTCTCGGGTACGAGACGACGCGGCGGTACGTCGATGTCCTTGAGGACACGCTCGTGATGTTCCGGGTGCCGGCATGGAGCGGGCTGCGCGGGTCGAGCCGCGCGAGTTTCGTCCGGCATTCGAAACTCTTCTTCTTCGATCTGGGGGTGCGCAATGCGTTGCTTCGGCGACCGCTGGATGCACCGCTCGCCGACGAACGCGGCATGCTGCTGGAACATCTGATCGCCTGCGAGTTGCACCGAAGGCTGGGGACGCTTTGGCCGGAGGCCGCGCTCTACCACTACCGGACCCGGCACGGCGCCGAAGTGGATCTCGTGCTGGAGGTTGGGCGCGAGGTGTGGGGGATCGAGGTCAAGGCGAGCCGCAGAGTGGGCCGGCGCATGCTGAGCGGCCTCTCATCCCTTGCCAGCCGATGCGACCGCCTCGCACGTCGGATCGTCGTGTTCCTCGGTGAGCGTCCTCAGCGTCTCGACGGCGTCGAGGTCCTCCCGCTCGAGGATTTTCTCCGACAACTCCCGACCTGA
- a CDS encoding aminotransferase class III-fold pyridoxal phosphate-dependent enzyme, which yields METLDAGYAAGRPSLSEGEAAGLVRDFWGVHGRARECASERDRVFEISDATARETSGGSRVRGYLKVSNLLEGRAVLEEEAALLAALSESQACFALPHWRPAVKSGRLVEDAIGGHTHFARFLEPVPGIPLDGFRPHGPELRRQIGRLAGILDHSSSQLAGADRPMIWDLRGAASLIAEHLDAIPEPGRRELVARILERHAAVVRPRAGELRESLIYNDANPANIHIDPGRMKGGAPHLVGIVDFGDTVRSWTVANLAVACAYAGFGTRDPVAAFCDVARGYVAEHELAEVEADVVYELARLRLALSVTISSVRGAQEPDNEYLLVSQAPAWEVIERLDATPPNLGRYRLREACGHAPCPSTARVIAALERAAPDAAPVLDPDPRTAPTVTLDLSVESGDDGGTFDPTDHSSFSQRLFDRMRDAGAAIGIGRYDEVRWWYTGEAFRAPGNEMDEWRTVHLGVDLFAEPGTPVLAPLGGRVVSVRDNADRLDYGPTIILEHEVEDPAGEADGPVRFRTLFGHLSPESLPNVAPGEVVEAGRTIGWIGAPPGNGDWAPHLHFQILLDSLGYEGTFPGVAAPGARGAWTAVSPDPNYLLRLPGEATAPRPRSHAALVEDRNRRLGPSLSLSYRRPLHIVRGRGAWLYDIDGQPFLDCVNNVAHVGHSHPRVNEAARRQMAALNTNTRYLHETILEYTERLTALFPAPLDVCFLVCSGTEANELALRMARTHTGKVGAVVLDGAYHGNSSSVVNLSPYKFNGPGGKGLRPWVRMAPMPDRFRGRHRGPDDEIAPLYAAHVGEAAAALETEPTWFGDRPTGAAAFFHESILSCGGQIPLPAGYLAASYAAAREHGAVCVADEVQVGFGRVGSHFWAFEEHGVVPDIVTLGKPIGNGHPLAAVITTREIAESFANGMEYFNTYGGNPVSCAIGLAVLDVIEEEGLRENAAIVGRRLLAGLERLRDRHAPVGDARGRGLFTGIEFVREGDDLEPAADWADAAVQRMRDKGILLSTDGPDHNVIKMKPPLVFSEADADLLVSNLDEILSETLFQP from the coding sequence ATGGAAACACTCGACGCCGGATATGCGGCCGGGAGACCTTCGCTCTCGGAGGGAGAAGCGGCCGGACTCGTCCGGGACTTCTGGGGCGTGCACGGGCGGGCCCGCGAGTGCGCGAGCGAGCGCGACCGGGTGTTCGAGATTTCGGACGCGACCGCTCGGGAGACTTCCGGCGGGTCGCGGGTCCGCGGGTACCTGAAGGTCTCGAACCTGCTCGAAGGCCGCGCCGTCCTCGAGGAGGAAGCGGCCCTGCTGGCGGCGCTCTCGGAGTCCCAGGCCTGCTTCGCGCTTCCGCACTGGCGCCCCGCCGTGAAGAGCGGGCGTCTCGTCGAAGACGCGATCGGCGGGCACACCCACTTCGCGCGGTTCCTGGAACCGGTCCCGGGCATTCCGCTGGACGGTTTCCGGCCGCACGGACCCGAACTGCGCCGGCAGATCGGCCGCCTCGCCGGAATCCTCGATCATTCTTCGTCTCAGCTCGCGGGCGCGGACCGTCCGATGATCTGGGACCTCCGCGGCGCCGCCTCGCTCATCGCGGAGCACCTGGACGCGATCCCGGAGCCGGGCCGGCGCGAACTCGTCGCGCGGATTCTCGAGCGGCACGCGGCCGTCGTGCGGCCCCGCGCGGGCGAGTTGCGCGAGAGTCTGATCTACAACGACGCGAACCCGGCCAACATCCACATCGATCCGGGCCGGATGAAGGGCGGAGCGCCCCACCTCGTGGGCATCGTGGACTTCGGCGACACGGTCCGCTCGTGGACGGTGGCGAACCTCGCCGTGGCCTGCGCCTACGCCGGGTTCGGGACGCGCGATCCGGTGGCCGCCTTCTGCGACGTGGCGCGGGGTTACGTCGCGGAGCACGAACTCGCGGAGGTCGAAGCTGATGTCGTGTACGAACTGGCGCGGCTGCGCCTCGCGCTGAGCGTGACCATCTCGTCGGTGCGCGGTGCGCAGGAGCCGGACAACGAGTACCTGCTCGTGAGCCAGGCACCGGCCTGGGAGGTGATCGAGCGGCTGGACGCGACGCCGCCGAACCTGGGACGCTACCGGCTGCGGGAGGCCTGCGGGCACGCGCCGTGTCCCTCGACGGCCCGGGTCATCGCGGCGCTCGAACGCGCCGCCCCGGACGCGGCGCCCGTGCTCGATCCGGACCCCCGCACCGCGCCCACCGTCACGCTCGACCTGAGCGTCGAGTCGGGGGACGACGGCGGAACCTTCGATCCGACGGACCACTCGAGCTTTTCGCAGAGGCTGTTCGACCGGATGCGGGATGCGGGCGCGGCGATCGGCATTGGCCGCTACGACGAGGTGCGCTGGTGGTACACGGGCGAGGCCTTCCGCGCGCCGGGGAACGAGATGGACGAGTGGCGGACCGTTCACCTCGGCGTGGACCTGTTCGCGGAGCCGGGGACACCCGTGCTCGCGCCGCTCGGGGGCCGCGTGGTGTCCGTGCGCGACAACGCCGACCGACTGGACTACGGCCCCACGATCATCCTCGAGCACGAGGTGGAGGACCCGGCCGGCGAGGCGGATGGGCCCGTCCGATTTCGGACGCTGTTCGGGCACCTGTCGCCCGAATCCCTGCCGAACGTCGCGCCCGGCGAGGTCGTGGAGGCGGGCCGGACCATCGGCTGGATCGGCGCCCCGCCGGGCAACGGCGACTGGGCCCCGCACCTTCACTTCCAGATCCTCCTCGATTCCCTGGGCTACGAGGGGACCTTCCCGGGCGTCGCCGCCCCGGGCGCCCGCGGCGCGTGGACCGCGGTGAGCCCCGACCCGAACTACCTGCTTCGGCTCCCGGGCGAGGCGACGGCGCCGCGACCCCGCAGCCACGCCGCCCTCGTCGAGGACCGCAACCGGCGGCTCGGCCCCTCGCTGAGCCTCTCCTACCGGCGGCCGCTCCACATCGTGCGGGGCCGGGGCGCCTGGCTCTACGACATCGACGGCCAGCCCTTCCTCGACTGCGTAAACAACGTCGCCCACGTCGGACACTCGCACCCGCGCGTGAACGAAGCGGCGCGCCGCCAGATGGCCGCCCTCAACACGAACACGCGCTACCTGCACGAGACGATCCTCGAATACACGGAACGGCTGACGGCCCTCTTCCCGGCCCCGCTCGACGTGTGCTTCCTCGTGTGCTCCGGCACCGAGGCCAACGAACTCGCCCTGCGCATGGCGCGCACGCACACCGGCAAGGTGGGCGCGGTCGTCCTCGACGGGGCGTACCACGGGAACTCGAGTTCGGTCGTCAACCTGAGCCCCTACAAGTTCAACGGCCCCGGCGGGAAAGGACTCCGGCCGTGGGTCCGCATGGCGCCGATGCCGGATCGGTTCCGGGGGCGCCACCGCGGGCCCGATGACGAGATCGCACCGCTCTACGCGGCCCATGTCGGCGAGGCGGCGGCGGCGCTCGAGACCGAGCCCACCTGGTTCGGGGACCGCCCGACCGGCGCGGCCGCCTTCTTCCACGAGTCGATCCTCAGTTGCGGCGGACAGATCCCACTCCCGGCCGGATACCTCGCGGCTTCCTACGCGGCGGCCCGCGAACACGGCGCGGTCTGCGTGGCCGACGAGGTGCAGGTCGGCTTCGGCCGCGTGGGATCGCACTTCTGGGCCTTCGAGGAGCACGGCGTCGTCCCCGACATCGTCACCCTGGGCAAGCCGATCGGGAACGGCCACCCCCTCGCCGCGGTCATCACCACGCGCGAGATCGCCGAGTCCTTCGCCAACGGGATGGAGTACTTCAACACCTACGGCGGGAACCCCGTCTCCTGCGCCATCGGCCTCGCCGTCCTCGACGTGATCGAGGAAGAGGGCCTGCGGGAGAACGCCGCCATCGTCGGCCGGCGCCTGTTGGCCGGCCTGGAACGCCTCCGGGACCGTCACGCCCCGGTGGGGGACGCCCGCGGCCGCGGCCTGTTCACCGGTATCGAGTTCGTGCGTGAGGGCGACGACCTCGAACCGGCCGCCGACTGGGCCGACGCCGCCGTCCAACGCATGCGCGACAAGGGGATCCTCCTCAGCACGGACGGCCCCGACCACAACGTGATCAAGATGAAGCCCCCACTCGTCTTCTCCGAAGCCGACGCCGACCTTCTCGTCTCCAACCTCGACGAGATCCTCTCCGAGACCCTCTTCCAGCCTTGA
- a CDS encoding S9 family peptidase, which translates to MDTRAPLSRRAHFRNPFTLVALCALGLLCSPAIPGSALVAQEANGALALESWLDWERVQDPRISPDGGAVVYERLWVDKMNDAWESSIWIVNPDGSRPRHLVDGSSPRWSPDGSRLAFLAPDDEGNAQIFVRWMDAEGAVSQVTRLTDSPSNIAWSPDGTRFSFTMRVGAEEPTARHWSIALPKPEGATWTPGPRIIERLVYRQDRVGFLGDKYQHIFVVPAEGGTARRLSEGDFNYGVPVWEPDGQSLLFSGLIADDAVYRWQETEVYRLDAESGELSQVTTRKGPDNRPVPSPDGRMIAYVGHDTTTFDYIESAVYVMDADGSNPRALTAEMDRSPGALHWAPDGGGVYFDAAADGYRNLHYASVDGDVRAMTEGPQMFGLNDVSGGGLAVGMWGDAHEPGDIYVFPVDQPDRRTRLTDVNADVLAGVALGEVEQVWSESSHDGLPIHGWVIKPPDFDPAGQYPLILVIHGGPHGMYNGGFNFSWQEHAANGYVVLYTNPRGSSGYGTEFGNAIQYDYPNHDFDDLMSSVDEVIARGYVDDSNLFVYGCSGGGVLTSWVVGHTDRFRAASANCPVVNWFNFPNEVDGNYLRWYADFQEFPWVDPSEHIRRSPITYVGNVTTPTMLMTGVLDLRTPMSQTEQFYQALKAQNKPTAMVQFQGEWHGTSRLPSNFLRTQLILRKWFERWGTHDDDRTATTQTGS; encoded by the coding sequence ATGGACACGCGCGCCCCCCTTTCCCGCCGCGCCCACTTCCGGAATCCCTTCACCCTCGTAGCGCTCTGTGCGCTCGGCCTGCTCTGCAGCCCCGCGATCCCCGGCTCGGCGCTGGTCGCCCAGGAAGCGAACGGCGCGCTCGCGCTCGAGTCGTGGCTCGACTGGGAGCGGGTCCAGGATCCGAGGATCTCGCCGGATGGAGGCGCCGTGGTGTACGAGCGTCTGTGGGTCGACAAGATGAACGACGCGTGGGAGTCGTCGATCTGGATCGTGAATCCCGACGGGAGCCGCCCGCGCCACCTCGTCGACGGATCCTCGCCGCGCTGGTCTCCCGACGGCAGCCGGCTCGCGTTCCTCGCGCCCGACGACGAGGGGAACGCGCAGATCTTCGTGCGCTGGATGGACGCCGAGGGCGCCGTCTCCCAGGTCACGCGGCTCACGGACAGTCCATCGAACATCGCCTGGTCTCCCGACGGGACGCGCTTCTCGTTCACGATGCGCGTGGGGGCGGAGGAGCCCACGGCGCGCCACTGGTCGATCGCGCTCCCCAAGCCGGAAGGGGCGACGTGGACGCCGGGCCCCCGGATCATCGAGCGTCTCGTCTATCGGCAGGACCGCGTCGGTTTCCTGGGCGACAAGTACCAGCACATCTTCGTCGTCCCCGCCGAGGGGGGTACGGCGCGCCGGCTCAGTGAGGGCGACTTCAACTACGGAGTCCCCGTCTGGGAACCTGACGGACAGTCGCTCCTGTTCAGCGGTCTCATCGCGGACGACGCGGTGTACCGGTGGCAGGAGACCGAGGTCTACCGGCTCGACGCGGAGTCCGGCGAGCTGAGCCAGGTCACGACGCGCAAGGGCCCGGACAACCGGCCGGTGCCATCGCCGGACGGGCGCATGATCGCCTATGTGGGGCACGACACGACGACGTTCGACTACATCGAGTCCGCCGTGTACGTGATGGACGCGGACGGATCGAACCCGCGCGCCCTCACGGCCGAGATGGACCGCAGTCCCGGGGCGCTGCACTGGGCCCCGGACGGCGGCGGCGTCTACTTCGACGCGGCGGCGGACGGCTATCGCAACCTCCACTACGCCTCGGTGGACGGCGACGTACGGGCGATGACCGAGGGCCCGCAGATGTTCGGCCTCAACGACGTGAGCGGCGGCGGCCTGGCCGTCGGGATGTGGGGCGATGCGCATGAACCCGGCGACATCTACGTCTTCCCCGTGGACCAGCCCGACCGTCGCACGAGGCTGACCGATGTGAACGCCGACGTGCTCGCGGGCGTGGCGCTGGGCGAAGTCGAACAGGTCTGGAGCGAATCGTCCCACGACGGACTCCCGATTCACGGCTGGGTCATCAAGCCGCCGGACTTCGATCCGGCGGGCCAGTATCCGCTCATTCTCGTGATTCACGGCGGGCCGCACGGCATGTACAACGGCGGGTTCAACTTCTCGTGGCAGGAGCACGCCGCGAACGGCTACGTCGTCCTCTATACGAACCCGCGCGGAAGCTCCGGCTACGGGACGGAGTTCGGGAACGCGATCCAGTACGACTACCCGAACCACGACTTCGACGACCTCATGTCGAGCGTGGACGAGGTCATCGCGCGCGGCTACGTGGACGACAGCAACCTGTTCGTCTACGGGTGCTCGGGCGGCGGCGTCCTCACATCGTGGGTCGTGGGACACACCGACCGCTTCCGGGCCGCCTCGGCGAACTGTCCGGTTGTGAACTGGTTCAACTTCCCGAACGAGGTCGACGGCAACTACCTGCGCTGGTACGCGGACTTCCAGGAGTTCCCGTGGGTGGATCCGAGCGAGCACATCCGACGCTCGCCGATCACCTACGTGGGCAACGTCACCACGCCGACGATGCTGATGACGGGTGTCCTCGACCTGCGCACGCCGATGTCGCAGACGGAGCAGTTCTACCAGGCGCTCAAGGCGCAGAACAAGCCGACGGCGATGGTTCAGTTCCAGGGCGAGTGGCACGGAACGTCGCGCCTGCCGTCCAACTTCCTGCGCACGCAACTCATCCTCAGGAAGTGGTTCGAGCGCTGGGGCACCCACGACGACGACCGCACCGCCACCACCCAGACCGGCTCGTAA
- a CDS encoding sugar phosphate isomerase/epimerase, with amino-acid sequence MDRRRFVQNSLGAGLLLAGAGRAAPAAARTLPAAPTLPEARGLQLYTVRSLMARDVERTLASVARIGYGEVEFAGYFGRSPAEIRTALEAEGLAAPAAHLSLDELRSSFDEAAAAAAEIGHRYLVVPYLGGSERPGNDGATGSALVDGYRRLADEFNGLGARCREAGLVFGYHNHDFELEEVDGVRLFDVMIENTDPELVTYEVDFYWLVHAGADPFDYFSRYPGRFELCHVKDRTPDGEMADVGAGVIDFAAIFEHSEEAGLVHYFVEHDAPADPMGSVRASFEHLDALDG; translated from the coding sequence ATGGACAGACGAAGATTCGTGCAGAACTCGCTCGGCGCCGGCCTCCTCCTCGCCGGCGCCGGACGCGCGGCGCCCGCCGCGGCCCGGACGCTACCCGCGGCCCCGACCCTCCCCGAGGCGCGGGGGCTCCAACTCTACACGGTGCGCTCGCTGATGGCGCGCGATGTCGAGCGGACGCTGGCGTCCGTCGCCCGCATCGGCTACGGCGAGGTGGAGTTCGCCGGCTACTTCGGCCGCTCTCCGGCCGAGATCCGGACCGCGCTGGAAGCGGAAGGCCTCGCGGCTCCCGCGGCCCACCTGTCGCTCGACGAACTCCGGTCGAGCTTCGACGAGGCCGCCGCCGCGGCCGCCGAGATCGGACACCGGTACCTCGTCGTCCCCTACCTCGGGGGTTCCGAGCGGCCGGGCAACGACGGCGCCACGGGATCGGCCCTCGTCGACGGATACCGCCGGCTCGCGGACGAGTTCAACGGGCTCGGGGCGCGCTGCCGCGAGGCCGGCCTCGTCTTCGGCTACCACAACCACGACTTCGAACTCGAGGAGGTGGACGGCGTTCGTCTCTTCGACGTCATGATCGAGAACACGGACCCCGAACTCGTCACCTACGAGGTCGACTTCTACTGGCTCGTGCACGCCGGCGCCGATCCCTTCGACTACTTCAGCCGATACCCCGGCCGCTTCGAACTCTGCCACGTGAAGGACCGCACGCCGGACGGCGAGATGGCGGACGTGGGCGCGGGCGTCATCGACTTCGCGGCGATCTTCGAGCACTCGGAGGAGGCAGGGCTCGTCCACTACTTCGTCGAACACGACGCGCCCGCCGACCCGATGGGGTCCGTACGCGCGAGCTTCGAGCACCTCGACGCGCTCGATGGCTGA
- a CDS encoding aminotransferase class V-fold PLP-dependent enzyme produces the protein MTTRSPTDATRLPDRRRFLKHAAAGAALAATPAWTRAPSRSGLSLEELSARRDFLGSEDESFWEMVKSQFPLRPGLILVNAANLCPSPWPVQEAVFGYTRDIDRDASFHNRAKFNALAEKSVAALARLLGASPEEIVITRNTSESNNTVINGLTLGAGDEVVLWDQNHPTNNVAWEVRADRWGYKVLRVATPPVPETEDELIDAFVSAFTDRTRVLAVTQISNISGVELPARRLCSIARDRGIYVHMDGAQSFGAVEVDLHAMGCDSYTGSAHKWFCGPKEAGVLYVRAERVGELWPSDVGVGWEGAVAGGGADKFGTYGQRDDAAVAGVGTTVEFHEAIGAAEIEARMRALATGLKSAIRERIPEVKFHTSDVPGLGGGVVIAELPVDDHTDIYNRIYEEHGVAGALRRGVFPGIRLCPHMYNTMAEMEQIADALAASA, from the coding sequence GTGACGACCCGCTCGCCCACCGACGCGACCCGCCTGCCCGACCGCCGCCGATTCCTCAAGCACGCCGCGGCGGGGGCCGCCCTCGCGGCGACTCCGGCCTGGACGCGGGCGCCGTCGAGGTCCGGCCTCAGCCTGGAGGAACTGTCGGCGCGGCGGGACTTCCTCGGGTCGGAGGACGAGTCCTTCTGGGAGATGGTGAAGTCCCAGTTTCCGCTTCGCCCCGGACTCATCCTGGTGAACGCGGCGAATCTCTGCCCCTCGCCCTGGCCGGTGCAGGAAGCCGTGTTCGGGTACACGCGCGACATCGACCGCGACGCCTCCTTCCACAACCGGGCAAAGTTCAACGCGCTGGCCGAGAAGTCCGTGGCGGCGCTCGCGCGGCTGCTCGGCGCCTCGCCCGAGGAGATCGTGATCACCCGCAACACCTCCGAGAGCAACAACACCGTCATCAACGGGCTCACGCTGGGCGCGGGAGACGAGGTCGTGCTGTGGGACCAGAACCATCCCACGAACAACGTGGCGTGGGAAGTCCGCGCCGACCGCTGGGGCTACAAGGTGCTCCGCGTGGCGACGCCGCCTGTGCCCGAGACGGAGGACGAACTCATCGACGCCTTCGTGAGCGCCTTCACCGACCGGACGCGCGTGCTCGCCGTCACGCAGATCTCGAACATCTCCGGGGTCGAGTTGCCGGCGCGGCGTCTGTGCAGCATCGCGCGCGATCGGGGCATTTACGTACACATGGACGGGGCCCAGAGCTTCGGCGCGGTGGAAGTCGACCTCCACGCCATGGGCTGCGACTCGTACACCGGGAGCGCCCACAAGTGGTTCTGCGGACCGAAGGAAGCCGGGGTCCTCTACGTCCGGGCCGAACGCGTCGGGGAGTTGTGGCCGAGCGACGTCGGCGTGGGCTGGGAGGGCGCGGTCGCGGGAGGCGGGGCCGACAAGTTCGGCACGTACGGCCAGCGGGACGACGCGGCGGTGGCGGGCGTGGGAACGACGGTGGAGTTCCACGAGGCGATCGGGGCGGCGGAGATCGAGGCCCGCATGCGCGCCCTGGCGACCGGGCTCAAGTCGGCGATCCGCGAGCGCATACCCGAGGTGAAGTTCCACACGTCCGACGTTCCCGGCCTCGGCGGGGGCGTCGTCATCGCGGAACTGCCGGTCGACGACCACACGGACATCTACAACCGGATCTACGAGGAACACGGCGTCGCGGGAGCGCTCCGCCGGGGCGTATTCCCGGGCATCCGCCTCTGCCCCCACATGTACAACACGATGGCCGAGATGGAGCAGATCGCCGATGCCCTCGCCGCTTCCGCCTGA
- a CDS encoding TIM barrel protein, protein MADPAPPRDRKPVSRRDALRATGAASLGLLVGGRANSGSALARRSADAITQSVARWCFEEIPLVPFCRGVADMGLTAMDLLTVEEWPVAHDHGLTVSCGDVAAGTIEDGLNETRNHAGIIEAFERHIPHAARVSVPNVICFFGNRRGMENGVGIENSIRCLEACAPIAEAEGVTILVEVLNSKPGGHVDYIGDRMDYALEIIRAVDSPRVKILYDIYHMQIMEGDIIRTLTDASPWIGHYHTGGVPGRAEIDDTQELNYPPIVRAIADTGFEGFMAHEFIPRSGDPLRSLREAVELCAV, encoded by the coding sequence ATGGCTGATCCGGCCCCGCCCCGGGACCGGAAGCCGGTCAGCCGCCGCGACGCCCTGCGCGCGACCGGCGCCGCCTCGCTCGGCCTGCTCGTCGGCGGCAGGGCGAACTCCGGGTCCGCGCTCGCCCGCCGCTCCGCCGACGCCATCACGCAGTCCGTGGCGCGCTGGTGCTTCGAGGAGATCCCCCTCGTCCCCTTCTGCCGGGGCGTGGCCGACATGGGTCTCACCGCGATGGATCTGCTCACGGTCGAGGAATGGCCGGTCGCGCACGACCACGGCCTCACGGTCTCGTGCGGCGACGTGGCGGCCGGGACGATCGAGGACGGCCTCAACGAAACGCGGAACCACGCCGGCATCATCGAGGCTTTCGAGCGCCACATCCCGCACGCCGCGCGCGTCTCGGTCCCCAACGTCATCTGCTTCTTCGGCAACCGCCGCGGCATGGAGAACGGCGTCGGGATCGAGAACTCCATCCGCTGCCTCGAGGCGTGCGCTCCCATCGCCGAGGCCGAGGGAGTGACGATCCTCGTCGAGGTCCTCAACTCGAAGCCCGGCGGGCACGTCGACTACATCGGCGACCGCATGGACTACGCGCTCGAGATCATCCGGGCCGTCGACTCGCCCCGCGTGAAGATCCTCTACGACATCTATCACATGCAGATCATGGAAGGGGACATCATCCGCACGCTGACGGATGCGAGCCCCTGGATCGGCCACTACCACACCGGCGGCGTCCCCGGGCGGGCCGAGATCGACGACACGCAGGAACTGAACTATCCCCCGATCGTGCGGGCGATCGCGGACACGGGTTTCGAGGGCTTCATGGCCCACGAGTTCATCCCGCGGAGCGGCGACCCCCTGCGCTCGCTGCGCGAGGCCGTGGAGTTGTGCGCCGTCTAG
- a CDS encoding nucleotidyltransferase domain-containing protein — protein sequence MPSPLPPESRRAVESNRGADTLRRFLAALRPLLREHSARSAWIVGSHARGTAGPESDIDVIVVAPTPRPSVERFRDYLPAIVAAGVGVDLVVYTPTEFEQLRREGRPFLRHAMQSAVAIEV from the coding sequence ATGCCCTCGCCGCTTCCGCCTGAATCGCGACGCGCGGTCGAGTCGAATCGGGGCGCCGACACGTTGCGCCGTTTCCTGGCCGCCTTGCGTCCCCTTCTGCGCGAGCACTCCGCCCGCTCGGCCTGGATCGTCGGATCCCACGCCCGCGGGACGGCCGGTCCCGAGAGCGACATCGACGTGATCGTGGTCGCGCCGACTCCCCGTCCTTCGGTGGAGCGGTTCCGGGACTACCTGCCTGCCATTGTCGCCGCGGGCGTCGGGGTCGACCTCGTCGTATACACGCCGACCGAGTTCGAGCAGCTGAGGCGCGAAGGGCGCCCCTTTCTCCGGCACGCCATGCAGTCAGCCGTAGCCATCGAGGTCTGA